A section of the Serratia liquefaciens ATCC 27592 genome encodes:
- a CDS encoding fimbrial protein: protein MSRQARAALTLLVAGLTACNVCLATPQGWGRVTMQGAILETACAIDTSSRDQTITMATMPVSQISRDGVGSMRLFVVKLVNCTLVRLDPKQPNWQNFQITFDGVADTGGFNLEGEAKGVALQIADERGHIAIPGVPMPAIGITPGDRYLNYTLRLVSNKKILKPGDYFSTVRFKMDYY, encoded by the coding sequence ATGTCACGACAAGCAAGAGCCGCTTTGACATTGCTGGTGGCAGGGCTGACAGCTTGTAATGTCTGTCTTGCTACTCCGCAGGGATGGGGGCGCGTCACGATGCAGGGCGCTATTCTTGAAACCGCTTGTGCTATCGATACATCCAGCCGCGATCAAACTATCACTATGGCAACTATGCCTGTTAGCCAAATCAGCCGTGATGGCGTGGGGAGCATGCGTTTATTTGTGGTTAAGTTGGTGAATTGTACGTTAGTGCGTTTAGATCCCAAACAGCCTAATTGGCAGAACTTCCAAATCACCTTTGATGGTGTCGCGGACACCGGTGGTTTTAATCTGGAAGGGGAAGCCAAGGGCGTTGCGTTACAAATTGCTGATGAGCGCGGCCATATTGCCATTCCCGGCGTTCCTATGCCTGCAATCGGAATAACCCCCGGTGATAGGTATCTGAATTACACTTTGCGGCTGGTAAGTAATAAAAAGATATTAAAACCTGGAGATTACTTCTCCACCGTGCGTTTTAAAATGGATTATTACTGA